A genome region from Microbispora sp. ZYX-F-249 includes the following:
- a CDS encoding ATP-binding protein, with protein sequence MDIEFSLAMPRDAIGIPMVRRVVGDALRSLGVTEECVSDILLATSEACANAVRHGGPANRYEVMATIGNGRCELRVADEGEGLHMIPRQYPPAETENGRGILIMRAVVDDLSFDITPGRGTTVRLCKELDWDEDAIAHHLTLDRHLAGV encoded by the coding sequence GTGGATATTGAGTTCTCACTGGCGATGCCACGGGATGCGATCGGCATCCCGATGGTCCGCCGGGTGGTGGGAGACGCGCTCCGGTCCCTCGGAGTGACCGAGGAGTGCGTGTCCGACATACTCCTGGCGACGTCCGAGGCGTGCGCCAACGCGGTACGGCACGGTGGTCCTGCCAACCGTTACGAGGTCATGGCCACCATTGGCAACGGCCGCTGCGAGTTGCGCGTCGCCGACGAAGGCGAGGGGCTGCACATGATCCCCCGGCAATATCCGCCGGCGGAGACCGAGAACGGGCGGGGCATCCTGATCATGCGTGCCGTCGTGGACGATCTCTCGTTCGACATCACGCCCGGGCGCGGCACCACTGTGCGCCTGTGCAAGGAGCTCGACTGGGACGAGGACGCCATCGCCCACCACCTCACCCTCGATCGGCACCTCGCCGGGGTCTGA
- a CDS encoding M6 family metalloprotease domain-containing protein gives MKLSKTLFPGIVAAIALAPLALTAAPASAAPGEDPGLPWRRDHWPQTQPWQRDQPDEAQNLRGRPSRVVAPIDPQNWKNPDHMTWADYRKIPGTDWANPAVKGSTRTFKGALVLVDYPNQPFVVTQPRNSTVFGNPSAEAHDIPRDQVARFYQDFLNTPNQLNKGHTLHEYWMEDSGGRYGVDLTAFGPYTMPGKSYEYGMEYQRDACPAGDDCTRNLRTDGNTAWLDDVGQEVAGRFDFVFYLSAGQDESSTWQEFGMMKFPAKEDVTDEFGPPDPSLPNWSRTRYVDWTSWAAGSTFWPNARFGVDSVQTESSGMGTFAHEFSHIMGIADNYNNPYGTPMRRAYTGIWEMLSRGSFNGPGGPHSRWLIPPTAGASMGAQHMLRNKIKLNMVDEQNVLRLSRDALAQSGLVVADVTARAVQPGTNGLTGVNIAFGTGDKSTGSCNTATDPLCDGGGYDNYTVEVVDRMGTDSFTPDAGVLLAKTKDQDRAPFEWVIDANPQDIGMTDYVLPDGTKVPITIGDYRQLADALFHAGTDSGSRYEYVDQANRLHFYVIDPHRGRDGTLSYTVAVRSLDGSGPQKRGVKLLPGAGVPGAQKGLSTCRFPLFNTGKAAPAQGQHPEDAGTYLNSDVYRLQAKVEGKGWSVITPNALTAVGFGAHDDVTVHAQRADGGSRLATVTLTATSESDPAKTATAKCHVIGL, from the coding sequence GTGAAACTCTCAAAAACGCTGTTCCCGGGCATAGTGGCGGCCATCGCGCTCGCACCGCTCGCGCTGACGGCGGCTCCCGCGTCCGCGGCCCCCGGCGAGGACCCCGGCCTTCCCTGGCGTCGTGACCATTGGCCCCAGACCCAGCCCTGGCAGCGCGACCAGCCGGACGAAGCACAGAACCTGCGCGGCCGTCCGTCCCGGGTCGTCGCGCCGATCGACCCGCAGAACTGGAAGAACCCCGACCACATGACGTGGGCGGACTACCGGAAGATCCCGGGCACCGACTGGGCGAACCCGGCGGTCAAGGGCTCCACGCGCACCTTCAAGGGCGCGCTCGTGCTGGTGGACTACCCCAACCAGCCGTTCGTGGTCACCCAGCCGCGGAACTCGACGGTCTTCGGCAATCCCAGCGCCGAGGCCCACGACATCCCCCGCGACCAGGTCGCCAGGTTCTACCAGGACTTCCTCAACACTCCCAACCAGCTCAACAAGGGCCACACGCTGCACGAATACTGGATGGAGGACTCCGGCGGCCGGTACGGCGTCGACCTCACCGCGTTCGGCCCCTACACAATGCCGGGCAAGTCGTACGAGTACGGCATGGAGTATCAACGGGACGCGTGCCCGGCGGGGGACGACTGCACCAGGAACCTGCGTACGGACGGCAACACGGCCTGGCTGGACGACGTCGGCCAGGAGGTGGCGGGCCGGTTCGACTTCGTCTTCTACCTGAGCGCCGGACAGGACGAGTCGTCGACCTGGCAGGAGTTCGGCATGATGAAGTTCCCCGCCAAGGAGGACGTCACCGACGAGTTCGGCCCGCCGGACCCGAGCCTGCCCAACTGGTCCAGGACCCGCTACGTGGACTGGACGTCGTGGGCCGCGGGCTCGACGTTCTGGCCGAACGCGCGCTTCGGCGTCGACTCGGTCCAGACCGAGAGCTCCGGCATGGGGACGTTCGCCCACGAGTTCAGCCACATCATGGGCATCGCGGACAACTACAACAATCCGTACGGCACGCCGATGCGCCGGGCGTACACCGGCATCTGGGAGATGCTCAGCCGGGGCAGCTTCAACGGCCCGGGCGGCCCGCACAGCCGCTGGCTGATCCCGCCCACGGCGGGCGCGTCCATGGGCGCCCAGCACATGCTGCGCAACAAGATCAAGCTGAACATGGTGGACGAGCAGAACGTCCTGCGCCTGTCGCGTGACGCGCTCGCCCAGTCGGGTCTCGTCGTCGCCGACGTCACGGCCCGCGCCGTCCAGCCGGGCACGAACGGCCTGACGGGCGTGAACATCGCCTTCGGCACCGGCGACAAGTCCACGGGGTCGTGCAACACCGCGACCGACCCCCTGTGCGACGGCGGCGGCTACGACAACTACACGGTCGAGGTCGTCGACCGCATGGGGACCGACTCGTTCACCCCCGACGCCGGGGTGCTGCTGGCCAAGACCAAGGACCAGGACAGGGCGCCGTTCGAGTGGGTGATCGACGCCAACCCGCAGGACATCGGCATGACCGACTACGTGCTGCCCGACGGCACCAAGGTCCCGATCACGATCGGCGACTACCGGCAGCTCGCCGACGCCCTCTTCCACGCCGGCACCGACTCCGGCAGCCGGTACGAGTACGTGGACCAGGCCAACCGCCTGCACTTCTATGTCATCGACCCGCATCGCGGCCGCGACGGGACCCTGTCGTACACGGTCGCCGTCCGCTCGCTGGACGGGTCGGGCCCGCAGAAGCGGGGCGTGAAGCTGCTTCCGGGCGCCGGAGTCCCCGGGGCCCAGAAGGGCCTGTCCACCTGCCGGTTCCCGCTGTTCAACACCGGCAAGGCGGCGCCGGCGCAGGGGCAGCACCCCGAGGACGCCGGCACGTACCTCAACAGCGACGTCTATCGTCTGCAGGCGAAGGTCGAAGGGAAGGGCTGGTCGGTGATCACGCCCAACGCCCTCACCGCGGTCGGCTTCGGCGCGCACGACGACGTCACCGTCCACGCCCAGCGCGCCGACGGCGGCAGCCGCCTGGCCACCGTCACCCTCACGGCCACCTCGGAGAGCGACCCCGCCAAGACCGCGACCGCGAAGTGCCACGTCATCGGTCTCTAG
- a CDS encoding PucR family transcriptional regulator has translation MDLQRIVDELALRLERPLLLEDGRQRVVAYSEQDGPMDDVRRQSILRRHTTPDVRDFLRSAGIHEATGPLRTPGAPELGLLPRVCVPVRHDGMPLGFLWFIDAAPAMTEPEIAVAAETAPSLALSLFHESLASELASRRELEAVTGLLLREPDADRTLIEAGAFPPGVPVTVAVARPPAGEAGETLRLTLERGLLALRRRLARHHPLHLVRYDHAVLLTAGTSAFPEEMHAALGTPVLVGIGSPRPSLSLAAESYEEALHAAEIAAKVPEFGRSAEWGRLGVYRMLAGMPHGNLHPGLARLLDEAQHRPLLETLEIYLDLAGNAQAVSRRLRLHRTSLYYRLRRVEELAETDLRDGGERLSLHLSLKLARLSGRYRPSLLPVATESTDR, from the coding sequence ATGGATCTGCAGCGCATCGTGGACGAGCTCGCCCTTCGCCTGGAAAGACCTCTGCTGCTCGAGGACGGCCGCCAGCGTGTCGTCGCCTACAGCGAGCAGGACGGGCCGATGGACGACGTCCGCCGCCAGTCGATCCTGCGCCGCCACACCACTCCCGACGTACGCGACTTCCTGCGCTCGGCGGGCATCCACGAGGCGACCGGGCCGCTGCGCACACCCGGCGCACCGGAGCTGGGTCTGCTGCCGCGCGTCTGCGTTCCCGTACGGCACGACGGCATGCCGCTCGGCTTCCTCTGGTTCATCGACGCGGCCCCGGCCATGACCGAGCCGGAGATCGCGGTCGCGGCGGAGACGGCGCCCAGCCTGGCCCTGTCCCTGTTCCACGAGAGCCTGGCCTCCGAACTCGCCTCGCGCCGCGAACTGGAGGCCGTCACCGGACTGCTGCTCCGCGAGCCGGACGCCGACAGGACACTGATCGAGGCGGGCGCGTTCCCGCCTGGCGTGCCCGTGACCGTGGCGGTCGCCCGGCCCCCCGCCGGCGAGGCCGGCGAGACCCTGCGGCTGACGCTGGAGCGCGGGCTGCTGGCCCTGCGGCGGCGCCTGGCCAGGCACCATCCTCTGCACCTGGTGCGCTACGACCACGCCGTCCTGCTCACCGCGGGCACGAGCGCCTTCCCCGAGGAGATGCACGCCGCCCTCGGGACGCCCGTCCTGGTCGGGATCGGCTCGCCCCGCCCCTCGCTCTCCCTCGCGGCCGAGTCGTACGAGGAGGCCCTGCACGCCGCCGAGATCGCCGCCAAGGTGCCGGAGTTCGGGCGCTCGGCCGAGTGGGGCCGCCTCGGCGTCTACCGCATGCTGGCCGGCATGCCGCACGGCAACCTCCATCCCGGGCTGGCACGGCTGCTGGACGAGGCCCAGCACCGGCCGCTGCTGGAGACTCTGGAGATCTACCTCGACCTCGCCGGCAACGCCCAGGCCGTCTCCCGCAGGCTCCGCCTGCACCGCACGTCTCTCTACTACCGGCTGCGGCGGGTGGAGGAACTGGCGGAGACCGACCTCAGGGACGGAGGAGAACGGCTGAGCCTGCATCTCAGCCTCAAACTCGCCCGCCTCTCCGGCCGCTACCGCCCCTCCCTTCTCCCTGTCGCAACCGAAAGCACCGACCGGTAA
- a CDS encoding alpha-ketoacid dehydrogenase subunit beta, with protein MTTLTLAKALNEGLRRSMEDDPKVLVMGEDVGKLGGVFRVTDGLQKDFGEDRVIDTPLAESGIIGTAIGLALRGYRPVCEIQFDGFVFPAADQIITQLAKMPLRSLGALKLPVVVRIPCGGGIGAVEHHSESPEAYFTHTAGLRVVACSNPADAYTMIQDAVRCDDPIIFFEPKRRYWDKADVDLAAPGLPLDRARTVRQGRDVTLVAYGPMVKTCLEAAAAAEEDGRSVEVVDLRSLNPLDMDVLTESVTRTGRCVVVHEAPVFTGFGAEIAARVTERCFYSLEAPVLRVGGFSTPYPPSRLEDHYLPDLDRVLDAVDRSFAY; from the coding sequence ATGACCACTCTGACTCTCGCCAAGGCGTTGAACGAGGGCCTCCGCCGCTCCATGGAGGACGACCCCAAGGTGCTCGTGATGGGAGAGGACGTCGGCAAGCTCGGCGGCGTCTTCCGCGTCACCGACGGCCTGCAGAAGGACTTCGGCGAGGACCGTGTGATCGACACGCCGCTCGCCGAGTCGGGCATCATCGGCACGGCGATCGGCCTGGCCCTGCGCGGCTACCGGCCCGTGTGCGAGATCCAGTTCGACGGGTTCGTGTTCCCTGCCGCCGACCAGATCATCACCCAGCTCGCGAAGATGCCGCTGCGGTCGCTCGGCGCGCTCAAGCTGCCCGTCGTCGTACGCATCCCCTGCGGCGGCGGCATCGGGGCGGTCGAGCACCACTCCGAGTCGCCCGAGGCGTACTTCACCCACACCGCGGGCCTGCGGGTGGTCGCGTGCTCGAACCCGGCGGACGCGTACACGATGATCCAGGACGCCGTCCGCTGCGACGACCCGATCATCTTCTTCGAGCCCAAGCGCCGCTACTGGGACAAGGCCGACGTCGACCTCGCCGCCCCCGGCCTGCCGCTCGACCGCGCCCGGACCGTACGGCAGGGCCGCGACGTCACGCTGGTCGCGTACGGGCCGATGGTGAAGACCTGCCTGGAGGCCGCCGCGGCGGCGGAGGAGGACGGGCGGAGCGTCGAGGTCGTCGACCTGCGCTCGCTCAACCCCCTCGACATGGATGTCCTGACCGAGTCCGTGACGCGGACGGGACGGTGCGTCGTCGTCCACGAGGCCCCGGTCTTCACCGGCTTCGGGGCCGAGATCGCGGCGCGGGTCACCGAGCGCTGCTTCTACAGCCTGGAGGCGCCGGTGCTGCGGGTGGGCGGGTTCTCCACGCCCTATCCGCCGTCCCGGCTGGAGGACCACTACCTGCCCGACCTGGACCGCGTGCTCGACGCCGTGGACCGCTCGTTCGCGTACTGA
- the purL gene encoding phosphoribosylformylglycinamidine synthase subunit PurL, whose product MNTDSVRRAQETPDERQPYAELGMKDDEYQRVREILGRRPTSSELAIYSVMWSEHCSYKSSKVHLRQFGTKAPKSEALLVGMGENAGVVDIGDGWAATFKIESHNHPSYVEPHQGAATGVGGIVRDIMSMGARPIAVMDSLRFGGADQPDTRRVLPGVVEGISHYGNCLGLPNVGGEVAFDPCYIGNPLVNALCVGLLRKDQIKLATAPGPGNKVVLFGARTGADGIGGASVLASATFEDESQAKRPAVQVGDPFMEKLLIECCLELYQADVVVGIQDLGAAGVSCATTELAAKGTGGMQVDLNLVPLRDPTLRPEEILMSESQERMMAVVTPDDIPAFMAICDKWDVPATVIGEVTDTGRLVMTWDGEVIVDIPPGTAADEGPVYERPFHEPAGQAALNADGPERLPRPEDLRGTLLTLLGSPNLGSKEWVTSQYDRYVRGNTVLAQPADAGMLRISEVMPGAQETTRGIALATDGNGRYAKLDPYTGAQLALAEAYRNVAVTGATPLAVTNCLNFGSPEDPEVMWQFSEAVRGLADACRTLGVPVTGGNVSFYNQTGSTAINPTPVVGVLGVIDDVAQRVRSGFTAPGLRVLLLGETHEEFGGSEWAHVVHGHLGGLPPQADLEAERGLAAVLTEAAARGLLEGSHDLSDGGLAVALAEACLAQGVGCTVTLPGEDAFVELFSESAARALVCVRPEAFDALADLCARHEVPCSGLGLTGGSALTVEGVLDVPVEELREVHSSALPRFFG is encoded by the coding sequence ATGAACACGGATTCCGTGAGGCGCGCGCAGGAGACGCCGGACGAGCGCCAGCCGTACGCCGAGCTGGGCATGAAGGACGACGAGTACCAGCGCGTACGCGAGATCCTCGGGCGCCGGCCGACCAGTTCCGAGCTGGCCATCTACTCGGTGATGTGGAGCGAGCACTGCTCCTACAAGTCGTCGAAGGTGCACCTGCGGCAGTTCGGGACCAAGGCGCCCAAGTCGGAGGCCCTGCTCGTCGGCATGGGCGAGAACGCCGGCGTGGTCGACATCGGCGACGGCTGGGCAGCCACCTTCAAGATCGAATCGCACAACCACCCGTCGTACGTCGAGCCGCACCAGGGCGCGGCGACCGGCGTCGGCGGCATCGTGCGCGACATCATGTCGATGGGCGCACGGCCGATCGCGGTCATGGACTCGCTGCGCTTCGGCGGGGCCGACCAGCCCGACACGCGGCGCGTGCTGCCGGGCGTGGTCGAGGGCATCAGCCACTACGGCAACTGCCTCGGCCTGCCCAACGTCGGCGGGGAGGTCGCCTTCGACCCCTGCTACATCGGCAACCCGCTGGTCAACGCCCTGTGCGTCGGCCTGCTGCGCAAGGACCAGATCAAGCTGGCCACCGCCCCCGGGCCGGGCAACAAGGTGGTGCTGTTCGGCGCGCGGACCGGCGCGGACGGCATCGGCGGCGCGTCGGTGCTGGCTTCGGCCACCTTCGAGGACGAGTCGCAGGCCAAGCGGCCCGCCGTTCAGGTGGGCGACCCGTTCATGGAGAAGCTGCTGATCGAGTGCTGCCTGGAGCTGTACCAGGCGGACGTGGTCGTCGGCATCCAGGACCTCGGCGCGGCCGGGGTGTCCTGCGCCACGACCGAGCTGGCCGCCAAGGGCACCGGCGGCATGCAGGTCGACCTCAACCTCGTCCCGCTGCGCGATCCCACGCTGCGGCCCGAGGAGATTCTCATGAGCGAGTCGCAGGAGCGCATGATGGCGGTCGTCACGCCCGACGACATCCCCGCCTTCATGGCGATCTGCGACAAGTGGGACGTCCCGGCGACCGTGATCGGTGAGGTCACCGACACCGGCAGGCTCGTCATGACGTGGGACGGCGAGGTGATCGTCGACATCCCGCCGGGCACCGCCGCCGACGAAGGCCCGGTCTACGAGCGCCCGTTCCACGAGCCCGCCGGCCAGGCGGCGCTCAACGCCGACGGCCCCGAGCGCCTGCCCCGTCCCGAGGACCTGCGGGGGACGCTGCTCACCCTGCTCGGCTCGCCCAACCTCGGGTCCAAGGAGTGGGTGACCTCCCAGTACGACCGGTACGTCCGGGGCAACACGGTCCTCGCCCAGCCCGCCGACGCCGGCATGCTGCGGATCTCCGAGGTCATGCCCGGCGCCCAGGAGACCACCCGGGGCATCGCGCTCGCCACCGACGGCAACGGCCGCTACGCGAAGCTCGATCCGTACACGGGAGCCCAGCTCGCGCTGGCGGAGGCGTACCGCAACGTGGCGGTGACCGGCGCGACGCCGCTCGCCGTCACCAACTGCCTCAACTTCGGCTCGCCTGAGGACCCCGAGGTCATGTGGCAGTTCTCCGAGGCCGTGCGCGGGCTCGCCGACGCCTGCCGGACCCTCGGCGTCCCGGTGACCGGCGGCAACGTGTCGTTCTACAACCAGACGGGCTCGACCGCGATCAACCCGACGCCGGTGGTCGGCGTGCTCGGCGTGATCGACGACGTGGCGCAGCGGGTCCGGTCCGGCTTCACGGCCCCCGGCCTGCGCGTCCTCCTGCTGGGCGAGACCCACGAGGAGTTCGGCGGGTCGGAGTGGGCGCACGTCGTCCACGGCCACCTGGGCGGCCTGCCGCCGCAGGCGGACCTGGAGGCCGAGCGCGGCCTGGCGGCGGTGCTGACCGAGGCGGCGGCCCGCGGGCTGCTCGAGGGCTCGCACGACCTGTCCGACGGGGGTCTCGCCGTCGCCCTGGCCGAGGCGTGCCTGGCCCAGGGCGTCGGCTGCACGGTGACCCTGCCGGGCGAGGACGCCTTCGTCGAGTTGTTCAGCGAGTCGGCCGCGCGGGCGCTGGTGTGCGTACGGCCCGAGGCGTTCGACGCCCTCGCCGACCTGTGCGCCCGTCACGAGGTCCCCTGCTCCGGGCTCGGCCTGACCGGCGGCTCCGCGCTCACGGTCGAGGGCGTACTCGACGTCCCGGTCGAGGAGCTTCGCGAGGTCCACTCGTCGGCGCTCCCGCGCTTCTTCGGCTGA
- the purS gene encoding phosphoribosylformylglycinamidine synthase subunit PurS, producing MARVIVDVMLKPEILDPQGQAIARALPRLGFSGVAGVRQGKRFELELDGPADEAALSDVRKMAETLLANTVIEDFTIHVER from the coding sequence GTGGCGCGCGTCATCGTCGACGTCATGCTCAAGCCGGAGATCCTCGACCCGCAGGGCCAGGCGATCGCCCGGGCGCTGCCGCGACTCGGCTTCTCCGGGGTCGCCGGGGTGCGGCAGGGCAAGCGGTTCGAGCTCGAGCTGGACGGCCCGGCCGACGAGGCCGCACTTTCGGACGTCCGAAAGATGGCCGAAACCCTGCTCGCCAACACGGTCATCGAGGACTTCACGATCCACGTCGAGAGGTGA
- a CDS encoding helix-turn-helix domain-containing protein has protein sequence MSEFVKWSDTKARIREIDPDWDSPERVAAREASREQLRAELRGAQLAEMRKRLGVSQKLLAERMGVSQARVSQIEHGQIGGLDTLRSYLVALGGRLDVVADFGDHSVKVA, from the coding sequence ATGAGCGAGTTCGTGAAGTGGTCCGACACCAAGGCCCGCATTCGGGAGATCGATCCTGACTGGGACTCGCCGGAACGGGTCGCCGCCCGGGAAGCCAGCCGCGAGCAGCTACGGGCCGAGTTGCGCGGGGCTCAACTGGCGGAGATGCGCAAGCGCCTGGGAGTGTCGCAGAAGCTCCTGGCGGAACGGATGGGCGTGAGCCAGGCACGAGTATCGCAAATCGAGCATGGCCAGATCGGCGGACTCGACACGCTCCGTTCCTACCTGGTGGCGCTGGGAGGAAGGCTCGACGTGGTGGCCGACTTCGGGGATCACTCGGTGAAGGTCGCCTGA
- a CDS encoding type II toxin-antitoxin system RelE/ParE family toxin: MDELALQGPKLGRPLVDRIHHSRVLHNLKELRPRVPGNSEIRLLFVFDPTREAIVLVAGDKSGEWNRWYRTAIPLAEARYAAYRAEEKKELG; this comes from the coding sequence CTGGACGAACTCGCCCTGCAGGGCCCGAAGCTCGGCCGTCCTCTGGTCGACCGGATCCACCACTCGCGCGTCCTGCACAACTTGAAGGAACTCCGCCCTCGTGTACCCGGTAATAGTGAGATTCGCCTGCTGTTCGTCTTCGATCCGACCAGAGAGGCGATCGTGCTGGTCGCCGGGGACAAGTCAGGAGAATGGAACCGCTGGTACCGAACGGCGATCCCCCTGGCGGAAGCACGCTATGCCGCATACCGTGCCGAGGAGAAGAAGGAACTGGGATGA
- the purQ gene encoding phosphoribosylformylglycinamidine synthase subunit PurQ, with product MSAARVGVVTFPGTLDDQDAARAVRLAGAEAVPLWHADHDLKGVDAVFLPGGFSYGDYLRCGAISRFSPLMTELIPAAQAGLPVLGTCNGFQILCEAHLLPGALTRNEGLHYICRDQRIRVESTRTAWTADFTDGQEIVLPIKHGEGRYVADAGTLAALESEGRVVFRYAGGNPNGSLNDIAGITNEAGNIVGLMPHPEHAVEDLTGAPSVDGRHFFTSILKRLVNA from the coding sequence ATGAGCGCTGCCCGGGTGGGCGTCGTCACCTTCCCCGGAACACTCGACGACCAGGACGCCGCGCGAGCCGTACGGCTGGCCGGAGCGGAGGCCGTGCCCCTGTGGCACGCCGACCACGACCTCAAGGGAGTCGACGCCGTCTTCCTGCCCGGCGGGTTCTCCTACGGCGACTATCTTCGCTGCGGAGCGATCTCCCGGTTCTCCCCTCTCATGACCGAGCTGATCCCGGCCGCCCAGGCCGGGCTGCCCGTGCTCGGCACCTGCAACGGTTTCCAGATCCTCTGCGAGGCGCACCTGCTGCCGGGCGCGCTCACCCGCAACGAGGGCCTCCACTACATCTGCCGCGACCAGCGCATCCGCGTGGAGAGCACGCGTACGGCGTGGACGGCGGACTTCACCGACGGCCAGGAGATCGTGCTGCCGATCAAGCACGGCGAGGGCCGTTACGTCGCCGACGCCGGCACGCTCGCGGCGCTGGAGAGCGAGGGCCGGGTGGTCTTCCGTTACGCCGGCGGCAACCCGAACGGCTCGCTCAACGACATCGCCGGGATCACCAACGAGGCCGGGAACATCGTCGGTCTCATGCCCCACCCGGAGCACGCGGTCGAGGACCTGACCGGCGCGCCCAGCGTGGACGGCCGCCACTTCTTCACCTCGATTCTGAAGAGACTGGTGAACGCATGA
- the pdhA gene encoding pyruvate dehydrogenase (acetyl-transferring) E1 component subunit alpha, giving the protein MTADAPRGVDAPPELVQLLTPEGERIEHPDYDIELTAEEVRSLYRDLVLVRRIDLEAVALQRQGELGIWASLLGQEAAQIGSGRALTDADMAFPTYREHGVAWCRDVDPVKLLGLFRGVSNGGWDPAEHNFHLYTIVIGSQALHAVGYAMGVQRDGAEAATIVYFGDGATSQGDVNESFIWASVFNAPVVFFCQNNQWAISEPLEKQSKIPLYKRASGFGFPGIRVDGNDVFACLAVTRRALQNAREGQGPTLIEAFTYRMGAHTTSDDPTRYRLADELEAWKLKDPIERVKAYLFKNQLADQEFFEKIDAEADALGKDVRSRCLALPDPPPGAIFDHVYAGAHALLDEEREQYLTYLAGFER; this is encoded by the coding sequence GTGACAGCCGACGCCCCTCGCGGTGTAGACGCACCCCCGGAGCTCGTCCAACTGCTCACCCCGGAAGGGGAGCGGATCGAGCATCCCGACTACGACATCGAGCTGACCGCGGAGGAGGTCCGCTCCCTCTACCGTGACCTGGTCCTCGTCCGCCGCATCGACCTGGAGGCCGTCGCGCTCCAGCGGCAGGGAGAGCTCGGCATCTGGGCGTCCCTGCTCGGGCAGGAGGCCGCGCAGATCGGCTCGGGGCGGGCGCTCACGGACGCCGACATGGCCTTCCCCACCTATCGCGAGCACGGCGTGGCCTGGTGCCGCGACGTCGACCCGGTCAAGCTGCTCGGCCTGTTCCGCGGCGTGAGCAACGGCGGATGGGACCCGGCCGAGCACAACTTCCACCTCTACACGATCGTCATCGGCTCGCAGGCCCTGCACGCGGTCGGGTACGCCATGGGCGTCCAGCGCGACGGCGCCGAGGCGGCCACGATCGTCTACTTCGGTGACGGCGCGACCTCCCAGGGCGACGTGAACGAGTCGTTCATCTGGGCATCGGTGTTCAACGCCCCCGTCGTCTTCTTCTGCCAGAACAACCAGTGGGCCATCTCCGAGCCGCTGGAGAAGCAGTCGAAGATTCCGCTGTACAAGAGGGCGTCCGGCTTCGGCTTCCCGGGGATCCGGGTCGACGGCAACGACGTGTTCGCCTGCCTCGCCGTGACCCGCCGGGCGCTGCAGAACGCCCGCGAGGGGCAGGGGCCCACGCTGATCGAGGCGTTCACCTACCGGATGGGCGCGCACACCACCTCCGACGACCCCACCCGCTACCGCCTCGCGGACGAGCTGGAGGCGTGGAAGCTGAAGGACCCCATCGAGCGGGTCAAGGCGTACCTGTTCAAGAACCAGCTCGCCGACCAGGAGTTCTTCGAGAAGATCGACGCCGAGGCCGACGCACTCGGCAAGGACGTGCGAAGCCGGTGCCTCGCGCTGCCCGACCCGCCGCCCGGGGCTATCTTTGATCACGTGTACGCCGGCGCCCACGCACTCCTCGACGAGGAACGCGAGCAGTACCTGACCTACCTGGCGGGGTTCGAGCGATGA